Proteins encoded within one genomic window of Halomarina litorea:
- a CDS encoding right-handed parallel beta-helix repeat-containing protein: protein MQDDLDVTVHPARNLNVDQSHDLDPDDLIYRLQADDIDLTSGTTVELPPGTYTIPTTLQGSVDNWTLRGTGDSPQDVRLITRGQNKRLIEIHGGSNIRVENLTIHNGTDGEHAVGIRIDGTGGILTKDIHHTGLSPREGNTGNHEQFNRQENSLYITVSQSDGVAITDGFVKKSPTEVSGHAENDPIFTAYASHRGIWYVRNSVAMHAGGDGATYASRTRGGIRFTNCVFKNNYASSIRLGGGQSWVRNCTVICDHQQATGIDLLSPTATHMSPIVWEAGGVYEGARSRTGGLIENTRVELRSVPAGQTRGCIGIDGSSGGIIVRNCQLINSTDSPSVAVDAPGSSFMNDYQIPAEPHGVYLENLQLSGDGTGPAIAASGRQVLAQGICISMPNGGAVRGARFLDSGPQRSSCSFVSTPDRPALYQQLLSLQQGVPTAGQGIGATGFEIPGLSNLIDGISTVVIMAATLLLVFGLLIIGFIVLISAGGIFAVKRLVS, encoded by the coding sequence GTGCAGGATGATCTCGACGTTACTGTCCATCCGGCGCGTAATCTCAACGTGGATCAGTCTCATGATCTTGATCCTGACGACCTCATCTATCGACTTCAGGCCGATGACATAGACCTAACAAGTGGCACGACAGTCGAACTTCCACCTGGAACATACACTATCCCTACCACGCTCCAAGGAAGCGTCGACAACTGGACGCTGCGTGGTACTGGGGACAGTCCGCAAGACGTCCGCTTAATCACTCGTGGCCAGAACAAGCGACTTATCGAGATCCATGGAGGGTCGAATATCCGTGTTGAGAACCTCACGATACACAATGGTACAGATGGGGAACACGCTGTCGGAATCCGAATCGACGGAACTGGAGGGATTCTTACGAAAGACATCCATCATACAGGCCTATCTCCACGAGAGGGAAACACAGGGAACCACGAACAATTCAACCGACAAGAGAACTCGCTGTATATCACTGTCTCCCAGTCAGACGGTGTCGCAATCACGGATGGATTCGTAAAGAAGAGCCCCACGGAGGTGAGTGGTCATGCCGAAAACGACCCAATATTTACTGCCTACGCATCGCACCGCGGAATATGGTACGTTCGGAACTCTGTCGCAATGCATGCAGGTGGTGATGGTGCTACGTACGCATCTCGGACGCGAGGTGGTATTCGGTTCACGAACTGCGTGTTCAAGAACAACTACGCATCCAGCATCCGGCTTGGCGGTGGACAGTCGTGGGTCCGCAATTGCACCGTCATCTGTGACCATCAACAGGCAACCGGTATCGATCTCTTATCGCCAACAGCTACTCACATGTCGCCGATCGTTTGGGAGGCTGGCGGAGTGTACGAAGGTGCGAGGTCACGGACTGGCGGGCTAATCGAGAATACCCGTGTTGAACTTCGATCAGTGCCCGCTGGACAGACACGGGGATGTATTGGCATCGACGGCTCCAGTGGCGGCATCATCGTTCGGAACTGCCAGCTCATCAACAGCACAGATAGCCCATCAGTTGCTGTGGATGCGCCCGGTTCCTCGTTTATGAACGATTACCAGATTCCAGCGGAGCCTCACGGAGTCTATCTCGAGAACCTCCAACTATCGGGAGACGGGACAGGACCAGCGATCGCCGCCTCTGGACGGCAGGTACTGGCACAGGGTATTTGCATTTCGATGCCGAATGGTGGCGCTGTCCGTGGAGCCCGATTCCTTGACAGTGGACCGCAGCGGTCTAGTTGTTCGTTCGTGAGCACTCCGGACCGACCAGCGCTCTATCAGCAGCTACTCTCCCTCCAACAGGGGGTTCCCACAGCAGGTCAGGGAATCGGTGCTACTGGCTTCGAAATACCAGGCCTCAGTAATCTCATTGATGGTATTTCCACGGTCGTAATCATGGCTGCGACGTTGCTACTTGTATTTGGGCTTCTCATCATCGGCTTCATCGTGTTGATTAGTGCAGGAGGAATATTCGCAGTGAAGCGACTCGTTTCATAG
- a CDS encoding VirB4 family type IV secretion system protein — MNLSFEQVQNLLSRDGRSNSNTTTEKHSTAVAPSGIDRERTAIHTGEQWCRTLAVVSWPKHLPPGILDKLHTHPSSNVDVTIHANPIGRDTSINSFEDAIRDLKGAKIEKQNRNSATLEETERRLREHVSVRQQLSEGEQRVYDVAVYITLRAESRERLDKLTRHINAELTGSQITLKPVTYRQEGAMVAASPIALDPIEETTKMVSGAVASLYPFSTSTVIEESGILVGYHATTDAPVIIDRFTRENGYNCIVSGKTGDGKSFGAKLMLLRRLAKDPDTIAFIIDPLSDYRRLVDKLDGEHIVIGGRRGLNPLDIQPTPEAVLDQKPDLNPFGKKKSSVMGFFSDYFESQGMEMGFKRTVLDIAVTEAYDRAGIDDRIETHHHESPTPRDVRSILREISESPEDLIDDLTDRGVDAYEDAATKLRMALHPFAEGQSYAHLGGESDISVTDSKLVYLDLQQSESERELGLMMQLLLDAIYQRAKTTTKDVILCIDEAHYLLENEHSLGWLDRVTRHARHHSMSLQLSTQKIEDFLQDEKRRTILGNCSMQLHWRENKLSESHREALDLTEREGEFVRNALPGSMERGYSQALCVVDGKGAYPVKVSALTPEAALIDESVARNLGVE, encoded by the coding sequence ATGAATCTCAGCTTCGAACAGGTTCAGAATCTTCTATCGCGAGATGGCCGGTCCAACAGCAACACGACCACAGAGAAGCACTCGACAGCGGTCGCTCCGTCCGGTATCGACCGAGAACGGACGGCGATTCACACGGGCGAGCAGTGGTGCCGAACTCTTGCAGTCGTTAGCTGGCCCAAACACCTCCCACCGGGTATTCTTGATAAACTTCACACGCACCCGAGTTCGAACGTAGACGTCACAATTCATGCGAATCCGATTGGACGTGACACGTCGATCAATAGCTTCGAGGATGCGATTCGTGATCTGAAGGGCGCAAAGATCGAGAAGCAGAATCGGAACTCAGCTACGCTTGAGGAGACGGAGCGCCGCCTCCGTGAACACGTCTCCGTCCGCCAGCAACTCTCGGAGGGTGAGCAACGTGTCTACGATGTTGCTGTGTACATCACGCTTCGTGCAGAGTCACGAGAGCGACTCGATAAGCTGACCCGACACATCAACGCAGAGTTGACTGGGAGCCAGATTACGCTTAAGCCGGTGACCTATCGGCAGGAGGGTGCGATGGTCGCGGCAAGCCCGATTGCACTCGATCCAATCGAGGAGACTACGAAGATGGTGAGTGGAGCAGTAGCGTCACTGTACCCATTTTCAACGTCGACTGTTATCGAAGAATCGGGCATCCTCGTTGGCTATCACGCAACTACTGATGCGCCCGTCATCATTGACCGCTTCACCCGTGAAAACGGGTACAACTGTATCGTCTCCGGAAAGACTGGCGACGGCAAGTCCTTTGGAGCGAAGCTCATGCTACTACGTCGGTTGGCGAAGGATCCAGATACCATCGCGTTCATAATCGATCCACTCTCGGACTATCGGCGTCTTGTCGACAAACTCGACGGGGAACATATTGTCATCGGTGGGCGACGAGGACTCAATCCACTCGACATTCAGCCAACTCCCGAAGCAGTCCTCGACCAGAAGCCGGATCTGAACCCGTTCGGTAAGAAGAAATCTAGCGTGATGGGGTTTTTCAGTGACTATTTCGAGAGTCAAGGCATGGAGATGGGGTTCAAACGAACGGTCCTTGATATCGCTGTGACCGAGGCATACGATCGGGCGGGCATTGACGACCGTATCGAGACTCACCATCATGAGAGTCCAACCCCTCGAGATGTCCGTTCGATACTCCGTGAGATTAGCGAATCTCCCGAGGACCTTATCGACGATCTCACTGATCGAGGGGTCGACGCGTACGAGGATGCAGCAACGAAACTCCGCATGGCCCTCCACCCATTCGCGGAAGGCCAATCTTACGCACACCTCGGTGGAGAGAGCGACATCAGTGTAACTGATTCAAAGCTCGTCTATCTTGATCTCCAACAGTCTGAATCAGAGCGAGAACTCGGGCTGATGATGCAGCTCCTACTGGACGCGATTTACCAGCGGGCGAAAACCACGACGAAAGACGTTATTCTTTGCATAGACGAAGCTCACTATCTATTAGAGAATGAACATAGCCTTGGATGGCTCGATCGTGTAACCAGACACGCTCGACATCACAGCATGTCGCTACAACTCTCGACACAGAAGATCGAGGACTTCCTGCAGGACGAGAAGCGGCGGACAATTCTCGGTAACTGCTCGATGCAACTGCACTGGCGAGAGAACAAGCTCTCCGAAAGTCATCGCGAAGCACTTGACCTCACGGAACGCGAGGGAGAATTCGTCCGAAATGCACTTCCTGGAAGCATGGAACGTGGGTATTCACAAGCGCTCTGTGTCGTCGATGGCAAGGGTGCGTATCCTGTCAAAGTGAGCGCACTCACACCTGAAGCGGCACTCATCGACGAGAGTGTTGCGCGTAATCTCGGGGTGGAGTGA